CCTGGCGTGTTGCGCCATGATCTGCATCTCCTCAGGCGGGAACGCGCCCTTCAGCGCCGGGTTTTTGTGCGGGTACGCCCACAGCCTGAACTTCGGCGGCTACGTCCACAGCCCCAACGCGCGGCGCCTCTTTGACGTCTGCAGTATCCCCATGCCGCACTGCGCGTGACGACTTTAGGCCACGATGTACGTGCTATGTACAATTGCCACAGACACGCATATTGTACACATGAATAAATGGACCCTTGAAAATTGCTAGAATATGTTACATATTTGTTAGTTTGATCTAACGGCTTAACAGGCCAGTTTGATTTAACGGCCTATCTGTAGTATTTCTAAAATTAGACTAGTTTTTTTCTTGAACACAACACAGACGCACACACTCATAGATACGCATAtgcactcacccctatgaacgcacggACCACTACTACAGTTTGGGATTTCGCCAAGTTTAAAATGTTTGCCGAGTGCATTTTTTTGGGGAACTGGGCAAAGGAATCTTTGcccagtttttttttcttttccacTAGGAAAATAAATCGTTGCCAAGTTTTCTTTTTTTTGCACTGGGCAAATACATCTTTGTAGAGTTGCTTTTTTTTGTACTCGGCAAacatttctttttctttttaaattTTCTTGTCTCTTCTCTTTGTCGGGTGTATTTTTATTGCAGACGGCAaacatttatttttattttttgttttcttcttcttccttttcttgtTTCTTTTATTTTATACATTATATTTGTTTTCTCATACCCTTTTATGCTCTTTTCTGTTTTATGTTATTTAtcttaaatttttatttttctatttCCTCCACCTCTCTCTATTTTCTTTTATAGGCATTAAGTGAATTTTCTTGAGTCTACGTTTAGGACTTACACAAGAAAAATAAAGGAACCCAAATAAAACATGAGGTACCAAGACTTACCCCGAACATGTAATGTTTTGTTTTAGAAATTCCGAGAAATGCAAACGAACTCCGAAATGCATGGAAATTGGCATGATGCCCTCATATGGGACCTACATGTTGTGGTAAAATTTTGAGAAGGTTTGGACATAGTTGTGATGTATATCGCTTAGAAAACTAGGTCATCTCCAAGGAAGAAACGTGGTTTTGAGAGGGGACGGGTGAGATATGAAGACCAGCAAACGTTGCTTCATCCATTGGTCTTGAATAGCGCTTGCCCCCCTAGCAACGCCGCTGTCTGCcacttcggcggcggcggccaccaGAGCACGCCGGACGCCACTCCGGCCTCaacactccccccccccccccatggccaTCGGCATGGCTCCCCTGGCCGCTAGCCCTATGAGATGGGGGGGTCTGTCTTCCTCTGAGGATGACGAGCCCGCGTCGGCGCGCTCCTACTATGAGGTCCTGCACAGCTGCTCACCGTCGGAGCGCTCCCCACCCTACCGCATCCCCACCCCATTGCCGACGCGGATCTCGCCACCAGCCCAGACCCGCCCGCCACCACGGGCTCCCGCAGGGCGGCTGCCTTGGTCATCGTGCACCCTGAGGTCAAGGGGGGCAGCGCGATGTTATATTCGTAGTTTGTTTTAGTTATTTCTTTCTTCCTTTTTATATGGTCTACCACTTGACTGAGACTTTATTAAATCTCAGTCGGCTGAGATCTAGCCACACTCCGTATCAAAATCTAGCCACGTAAACGTAAATGGCGCAGGTTTGCTCCGCTGGTTTGTTTTAATACGGTTCAATCGGGGCATCCTCTACGAGCGTGAGTTTTATACGGCATAACACATGAACTCAGCGTGGATGCCAAGTGTGAAGGGATTTTAATACGCTGAGCAGGCCTTGACCTGTGCATGGCTTCTTCCCCCTGTCGTGGTACCTTGATTGCCGTCCGTGGACGGCATGCACCCGAACGACTCGTTCCACACGATTTGCCGCCAGGTGGATCGCCGTATTGCTATGCATATATCGCCACATCGTGCGAGTGCTGACAGAGTATCTGCCGACTGGATTATTTTCTTCCTGCTCAGCAATTCTGAGTGAGTCCAGGACATGAAGAGACTAGCCCACACTCACCTCGCCGGCAGTGTCGTACTCTTCCTGCTGGCAGCCACCACCATCCCCTCGACGACGGTTGCGGTGGTGTCTTTGGACGGCGAAGCCCTTTTGGCATGGAAGGCCAGCCTCAGTGACCCGGCCGCGCTCTCCAACTGGACCCGGGCCAAGCCGATGTGCCTCAGCTGGGATGGCTTGTACTGCCACCTAGAACGCGTCGTGAAGCTAAGGCTCTCGGGACTCGGTCTCTCGGGCGGGCTCGACACGCTCGACACTTCAGAGCTCCAGGACCTTGTCACGCTGGACCTTAGTGGGAACAACCTCGGCGGCGCCATCCCTGCGGGCATCTCGCGACTGCGCTCTCTCGAATTGCTGGACCTTAGCAGCAACAGGTTCGACAGCTCTATCCCGCCAGGGCTCGGTGGCATGCCCAACCTCGTCTTCCTCCAGCTCTACAATAACAGCCTCGTGGGTGGCATCCCGCCGCAGCTCTGCAGGCTCCCCCTCGTCCGATTACTGGATATCTCCAAGAACGAGAGCTTCCGAGCTGCCTGTGCGACTTCCGGTCTCTTCAATACATGGACTTGTCGAACAACCAGTTCTCTGGGAAGCTTCCGGACTGCTGGTGGAACCTGCAGGATCTACAGTTCATGGACCTATCCAATAACTCCTTCTCAGGTAAAATCCCCATGGCTGTGCCAAGCCAAACCTGCTCTCTCAGGTGGCTTTACCTTGCCAGAAATAGCTTCATCGGTGCCTTCCCGCCGGTCCTAAGGAGCTGCAATTCGCTGGAGACAGTGGACATAGGAAACAACGGGTTCTTTGGGGTTATCCCTCCATGGATTTGGAGTCGGTTTCCATTGTTGAAAATTCTTAGCCTCAGATCAAACAACTTCACCGGGGAAATTCCTCCACAGCTATCACGCCATTTGGGACTTCAGTTGCTTGATATGGCAAACAATAGCTTGACCGGCTCAATTCCGGTATCCTTTGGCAGCTTCTTCTTCATGAAGTATCCACAAAATCTTTCGGCTACTGGATCGCTCCACTGGACAAAATACGATGATAAAATCAACATAATCTGGAAGGGCCAGGAGCAGATTTTCCAAAGTGCAACCCAATCATTAGCCGGTATTGATCTGTCGGGTAATTTGTTGTCTCGATGCATCCCTAAAGAGCTAACCAACCTTCTGGGCATCCAGTTCTTGAACCTGTCAAGAAACCATCTGTCATGCGGTATTCCTAAAGACATCGGTAGTTTGACTTATCTCGAGTCCCTTGATCTGTCTTCTAATGAACTATTAGGAGGGATTCCTCCGAGCATGTCGAACTTATCCTGGCTCAACACGTTCAATGTCTCGAACAATCTTTTGTCAGGCAAGATACCCGCTGGGAGTCAGATGCAGACCCTGACTGACCCATCGATTTATTCCAATAATTCTAGGCTGTGCGGATTTCCTCTCGAGACTCCATGTCCAAATACTTTCCTTACACAGAATGAGAGAAATGGTGGAAATGAGGATCAGTGGTTGTACTACTGGGTGATTGCAGGGATTGTGTTTGGTTTCTGGTTATGGTTTGGGATGCTCTTTATAGTTAAAACTTGGAGATGTGCTTTTCTCTTATTTGTCGACGGCATGCAATGTAAGGTTATGAAGAAGGCATGATGCTTTAGATGGCATGCAATGTAAGGTTATGAAGAAGGCGTGATGCATTAGTTGTGTTCTCTACTTTGTTGTGCAATAGACAGAAAAATAGTCCAAAATATGAGATGGGTTGTCAACATTAAGAAATGTACAACGAGTATGGAGAAAAGTAGAAATGAAAAAAAAGTTACAATTTTTAAaaatatcttaatcatgcattTACAAAATGTTAAATTCATATAGAAAAACTATCTCTGATCTATACGAAAAATGTACACCAAAAAGtacaatatatatgtggaaaaaaCTAGACATAAAAAATACAACTGTAAAAATGCTAAACATGTATTTTGacaatgttaaatgtgtatatgAAAAAAGgttcctgatgtatacaaaaaCTGAACAATGTGTACGGAAATATTAATCAGTGGTTGTACTACAGGGTGATTGCTGGGATTGTATTTGGTTTCTGGTTGTGGTTTGCGATGCTCTTTATAGTTAAAACTTGGAGATGTGCTTTTCTCTTATTTATCGACTGCATGCAATGTAAGGTTATAAAAAAGGTGTGATGCATTAGTTGCGTTCTCAACTTTGTTGTGCGATAGACAGAAAAATACTCCAAAATATCAATGTATTTCAGCTTAAGTATGAAATGGTTTGTCAACAATAAAAAAGTGTACAATGAGTATGGAGAAAAGTAGAAATGGAAAAAATtaagttatatatatatatatatatatatatatatatatatatatatatatatatatatatatatatatatatatagggattgactattcgtcatcctgggtgaggaatagttattcttcacccccctctattttaccactaatgcactataattttacgttccgtaagttttgtcttatttctgacgtaaaaagagaccgtaagaaaatatataatcgccgtaaaaaatattttatgttatggAAAATTACAAAcctaaaaacatagtgtaaaatatacataaactccaaattttcttgtcttataacctatatttttattttcttatacgaaattttacgtagtgaatcaataggaatgtaactatttgaattccaaatgtaatttaattatgaagtgatcgtaagattacctcgggtgaagaataacttattctgcatcctgggtgatgaatatatatatatatgtgcgtgcgtgtgtgtgtgtatgtatgtatgtatgtatgtaatgttcctgattatacaaaaaatgtacaatattTATCAAAAGAGTAGACGTAAAAAAGTATAAGTTGTCAAAGATGCTAATTATGTATTTGAAAAATCTTAAACGTGTATGTAAATTTATTCCTGatgtatataaaatatataatgaaacaaaaaataaacacaaaGAAACAAAGGAAAACAACGAGGAAAAACATAAAAACCGgttaaaatgaaaaaaaataaagAATTAACCGGTAGAAAACctgaaagaaacaaagaaaacgatcaaaaaacagaaaacaaataAATAAAACCAAAAGAAAATATAAAAGAAGTAGAAAAGCAAAAACCCAGAGAAAACCGGTACATAGAACGAGCGATTGAACTAGCGAGCGGGCGAGCCACCTAACTAATGAGCCGGCCCTATATGTGCGCACCTTCACGCGAGACGGATGCTAGGTGCACCTTGGGCCGTTGGTAGCGCTCGTATATATGTGGTTGAGAGACACGACCGAGCATACGTTTTGCCTTTAatttttttttcctatttttcctttttttttctctttcaggtgttttcttccttttttttaaCCTTTTTAGAGTTTTCTTTAGTAGAAACATGCTTCTAATATATGGTGAATATTTTTTATACACACTGAACATTTCCTAATAGGAATTGAACTTTTGTTTAAAAATACAAACTGAATAATTTTTTGAATATGCGGTGAACATTTTTCAGTAAAGactgaacattttttaatatgCATTGAACTTTTTTAAATACAAACAGAACAAATTTTGTAAATATATTGCGACCCTATTTTTAATACACGCTAATCATTTCTTAATATACGTTGATTTTTTAACAGAAAATTaatatttttttaatagtttgaaTTTTAGATACACACTGAACAAATCTATAATATATGATGGATATTTTGTTTTATACAATGAGCTTTTTTTatatttgatgaacattttttagatACACAATGAACAAATTGTTAATATACGATGAACATTTCTTTATGTACAATGAATTTTTTTAACGTATGGTAAACTTATTTTTAACATATGGTGAACTTTTTCCTAACACAAAATGAACATTCTTAAAATGCATGCCGAACATTTTTTGGAAAATACATAGAAAACATAGAAGGGGAAAATAGAAAAAAATGGTCGGAAAACCAGGAAAAGTTTAGCAATGAGTATGGAGAAAACCAGGAAATCGGTCGGAAAACAATGAGTATGGAGAAAAGTAGAAATGGAAAAAAATAAGCTTCaatttttaaaaaatatatttgtcatgcatttacaAAATGCTAAATTCATACAAAAAAACCATTACCGATGAATACGACAAATGTATACAAAAATCATACAATATATATGGAAAAACTAGACATAAAAATACAACTGTAAAAAATGCTAAAcatgtatttggaaaatgttaaatgtgtatataaaaaatattcctgatatatacaaaaaatgtacaatatgTATGGAAAAACCAAACATAAAAAATGTGTGTTTTAAAAAATGTTAgtcatgtattcaaaaaatgtaaacacacatacacacacagaTATCTATATTCATCACCCAGGATACataataagttattcttcacccgaggtaatcttatgATCGCTTCTTAAATAAATTACGTTTAGAATACAAATAGTTACATTCatattgattcactacgtaaaatttggtatAAGAAAAAAAAAGTTATAAGACCAGAAATATCGCATTTTATGTATGTTTTACAATATGTTTTTACGTTCATAATTTTAGTAAAATAAAATATTTTCTACGGTGAGTATATATTTTCTTACGTTCTCTTTTTACATATGAAATAAGCCAAAATTTATGAAACACATATATATAATATACGGTGAACATTTGTTTATGTacaatgaactttttttgaacGTACGGTGAACTTATTTTTAACATGGTGAACTTTTTCCTAACACAAAATGAGCATTCTTAAAATGCATACTGAACATGTTTTAAGAAATTACATAGAAAATATAGAAgtgaaaaatagaaaaaaatcaGTCGGAAAACCAGgaaagaacacataaaagaaatgCAAACAAATTCACAAATTCATCGTTATttaatttgaaaaatgttgacaTATTTAAAAAACATTCATTTTTTCGAAAATTGTCACCGAATTTGAAAATTGTCTATGAATTTAAAACaaaagaaatgaaaaaaaaaatcatactTGTAAGAAACTAAAAAAACCGAATAACAAGGAAAATTAGAAACTAAAAAACGATAGAAAACCAGAAAACCAGGGGAAGAAAATAGTTTTCCATCCCGGGAGGTTCCACCAAAAGGTCGTCTTTTTTCTCAATTACGTCACGCCCTACCCAGTTAAGCACGAGCGTATCGTTGCCTTAGTGGCTAGCCCAGTGATCCCTAGAAGTCATTTTTATAATCTCTTTTTCTGGTTTGAAGTGCGATCACTGGGCCGGCCCTTACGTGCGATCGACTTCTTCAAGCTAAATATCAGTTGCGGCGAAATCACTAACATCACTCATACTTTTTTAGATTGTGACAACTTGCATTGCTGCATGTGCGCCATTTGTCGTAATCTGAAATTTTTTCTTTTTTCGTATATCCCTTTATTAAAAATATTTAtgtcttaaaccgtgcgtccaaatgtCGAACCGTTTTCATCATTGAATTCCTCATGTCGTAGATCAATGTTGACATGTTTTtataaacatttttttcacgaaaaaatcAAACCGGAAGCATGGTTTTTTTCCTTTTCGAAAGaggcacggccatgcctctcacgaagcacaaccgtgcctctcgcggaagcaaaccATGCCTATTGCggaaggaaaaaaatagaaaacacgttttttccaTTTTCGAGAGGCACGCCTCGTGAAAGCATatccatgcctctcgcggaagtaaaaccgtgcgcggaaagaaaaaaataaaaaacatgcATTTTTTCATTTTAGAGAGGCACAGCTGTGCCTCTCGtcaaccatgcctctcgcggaagcaaaaccaatGCTCAAACCAAAGCTTTTTGAGTAGTTGTTtgtgcggaaaaataaaaaattctgAAGGAAGcatccagagcgcgacacgtagCAGCGGGTGAGAGCGCGTCACGCGCTCTTAGCTTATCCGCAagtgatcgttgcgaggctccggAAGGAGCTCTCGTCAATTAGTTGCTCCCATTGCTGGGATGCATATTGCATATGCGAGCGCCGTGACGCACATAGCAGGGGCATTAGTGTGGTTAACTACGCCGGTGTTGTAGGGAAGTTCACTGTAGCATTGGTTCACTGTAGATCTTTTAAATGTGACCAGTTTTAAAAAAGTGAACATTTTAGAAAAGCAAATTTTGGAATTTtggaaacattttttgaatattcTGAAGAATCCTAAACATTTTTCGAAAACGAGAACTTTTTTGAGTTAGCGAATAAATTTTGAAAGGAGATTTTTTTAATTCCGAAAAATTTGGTAAACGAGAACATTCCATAAAATTATCGAACATATTTCAAAAAAAACTATTTGCATTCGTGAATAAATTTTGCAAAATAAAATGattatttaaattttgaaaaacttgaacattttcttaaatcCTGAACATTctttaaatttgtgaacatttttttcagAACAAGAACTCTTTTGGAAAGTGTGAATAATTTTTAAATTTTCCAAACAAATTTTTATATCGTGAACATATTTTGAATTGGTGATCAACTTTGAAAATCAGggtattttttaatttttttgttttgaaggaaaaaacaaaaaaaggaggGAAAAAATTCAAAAAACCCTGTAATTCAatcaataaaaaggataaacCCGTTGAGGAACCTTCTAGAAGTTTTCCAAGCCGAAAAAGCCAGACAGAAACTTCTAGCAGGCTCCTAAAACTGGAAGCACGTAACAACAAACATGAGCCGACCCATTATCGCTCACTAGCTCCGCCTCATGTGCCATCGGACGGCGATGCCCTTTTGGCATGGAAGGTTAGCCTCGTCGGGGTAACCGCGCTCTCCAACTGGACTAGTGTCGCGCCGGTCTGTGACTGGCTCGGTGTGTCTTGCGACGCCACAGGACACGTCCAAACACTAAATCTCGAAGGACTCAATCTCTCTGGTGGGCTCAACACTCTCAAGTCTCAACACCATGACGCTGCCGGCGCTCGTCGTTCGGAACCTCTGGGGGAACAACCTCGGTAGGGCCATCCAGGCCAATATCTCACAGCTGCACTCTCTCGAAACACTCGACCTCCAACAATAGGTTAGATAGCTTCATCCCACCACAGCTCGGTGACATGCACAACCTCTCCGTCCTCCAACTATACAATAACAGCCTCGTCGGCGACATCCCCCACCAGCTCTGCAGGCTCCTCCACATGCAGGTACTGGACCTCTCGAGCAACCGGCTTACATGGGAGCTCCCAGAATGTTGGTGCAACTTCCAGTCACTACTGTACATGGACCTATCAAACAACCGTCTCACCGGGAAACTCCCGAGCTCCTGGTGGAATCTGGGGTATATTGAATTCCTGGACCATAGAAGGTCGTGTATGGTTTCACCTGGATCTGGTGGAATCTATGGTGGAATCTGGTGGAATCTATGGTAAAATCCCGAGCTATCTTAGATTGCTTTATCTCGCTAGAAATGACTTCATCGGCGCCTTTCCGCCGGTGCTAAGTAGCTACAACTTGCTGGAGACCCTGGACGACATTGGGAACAACGGGTTATGTGGTGttattgaaggaaatattccctaaaggcaataataaagttattatttatttccttatttcatgataaatgtttattattcatgctagaattgtattaaccggaaacttagtacatgtgtgaatacatagacaaaacaaagtgtccctattatgcctccacttgagtagctcgtttatcaaagatggttatgtttcctaaccatagacatgtgttgtcatttgatgaacaggatcacatcattaggagaatgatgtgatggacaagacccatttgttagcttagcattatgatcgttacagtttcattgctactgctttcttcatgacttatacatgttcctcagactatgagattatgcaagtcccgaataccggaggaacaccttgtgtgctatcaaatgtcacaacgtaactgggtgattataaagatgctctacaggtgtctccgatggtgtttgttgagttggcatagatcgatattaggatttgtcactccgtgtatcggagaggtatctctgggccctcttggtaatgcacatcactataagccttgcaagcattgtgactatgAGTTAGtagcgggatgatgcattacggaacgagtaaagagacttgcggcaacgagattgaactaggtatgaggataccgacgatcgaatctcgggcaagtaacataccgatgacaaagggaacaacgtatgttgttatgcggtttgacggataaagatcttcgtagaatatgtaggaaccaatatgagcatccaggttccgctattggttattgaccggagatgagtctcggtcatgtctacgtagttctcgaacccgtagggtccgcacgcttaacgttctgtgacgatttgtattatgagttatgtgatttgatgaccgaagtttgttcggagtcccggatgagatcggggacatgacgaggagtctcgaaatggtcgagatgtaaagatcgatatattggaaggctatattcggacatcggaaaggttccgagtgattcgggtatttttttggggtaccggagagttacgggaattcaccgggagaagtaatgggccttattgggctttagtggagagaggggagaagggccaagaggtggcgcacgcctcccccctgcccaaaccgaattggacaaggggtgggggtgcggcccccctttc
The sequence above is a segment of the Aegilops tauschii subsp. strangulata cultivar AL8/78 chromosome 6, Aet v6.0, whole genome shotgun sequence genome. Coding sequences within it:
- the LOC109774037 gene encoding receptor-like protein EIX2 — encoded protein: MKRLAHTHLAGSVVLFLLAATTIPSTTVAVVSLDGEALLAWKASLSDPAALSNWTRAKPMCLSWDGLYCHLERVVKLRLSGLGLSGGLDTLDTSELQDLVTLDLSGNNLGGAIPAGISRLRSLELLDLSSNRFDSSIPPGLGGMPNLVFLQLYNNSLVGGIPPQLCRLPLVRLLDISKNESFRAACKIPMAVPSQTCSLRWLYLARNSFIGAFPPVLRSCNSLETVDIGNNGFFGVIPPWIWSRFPLLKILSLRSNNFTGEIPPQLSRHLGLQLLDMANNSLTGSIPVSFGSFFFMKYPQNLSATGSLHWTKYDDKINIIWKGQEQIFQSATQSLAGIDLSGNLLSRCIPKELTNLLGIQFLNLSRNHLSCGIPKDIGSLTYLESLDLSSNELLGGIPPSMSNLSWLNTFNVSNNLLSGKIPAGSQMQTLTDPSIYSNNSRLCGFPLETPCPNTFLTQNERNGGNEDQWLYYWVIAGIVFGFWLWFGMLFIVKTWRCAFLLFVDGMQCKVMKKA